CCGGCAAGTGTATGGGATGACGGCTCTCCTACAATTGACACAGAGTTGTTAGAACTCGGCATACCCATACTCGGCATATGCTATGGAATGCAGCTTAGCGTTCATCTTCTCGATGGCAAAGTGGAAAAATCTGACAAACGAGAGTTCGGCCCGGCAAAGCTTGAGATATTGGACGACTCTGATCTGCTTTCAAACATCTCCAACAATAGCGCAATCTGGATGTCTCACGGCGATAGAGTGCTGGAGCTGCCCGAGGGTTTTAGCTCGATTGCAAAAAGCGGCAACTCCCCACATGCGGCTATTAAAAATAGCAAGCTTAAAATATACTGTACTCAGTTTCACCCGGAAGTAGTTCATACAGAATTTGGAAAAGAGATACTATCCAATTTCATTTTTAACATCTCAGGCTGTAAGAGCACATGGACATCAAAGTCATTTGCTGATTCAACAATAAAGGATATCAGGAATAAAGTTGGTGATTCAAAAGTAATCTGTGGTCTTTCAGGTGGTGTAGACTCAGCTGTTGCCGCTGTGATTATTCAGCATGCAATTGAGCAAAATCTATACTGCATATTCGTAGACACTGGTCTTATGAGACTAAATGAAGCCCAAGAAGTTGTGGAATCATTTAGAGACATGGGCCTTAACTTAATACACGTGGATGCAACTGATAGATTCTTTGAGAAGCTCAAAGGTGTCACAGATCCAGAGAGAAAAAGAAAAATTATAGGCGAGGAGTTTATTAATGTTTTTGATGATGAGGCGTCAAAAATTAAAGGAGCTGAGTTTTTAGCTCAGGGAACGCTTTATCCAGATGTTATTGAAAGCGTGAGTGTAAAAGGCCCATCGGCCACTATTAAATCACACCACAACGTTGGCGGGCTGCCGGAAAAAATGAACCTTAAACTGGTTGAGCCGCTTAGAGAACTATTTAAGGATGAAGTCAGGGCTGTGGGGCATGAGCTTGGAGTGCCGCCAAATATCCTAAACCGTCACCCGTTTCCAGGGCCTGGTCTTGGAATAAGAATCATGGGTGAGATCACAAAAGACCGTGTTGAAATTCTAAGACTCTCAGATCATATATTTATTGAGGAGATAAAAAAAGCTGATATTTATGATGATATTTGGCAGGCCTTTTGTGTCTATTTGCCTGTAAAAACAGTTGGTGTTATGGGTGATGAAAGAACTTATGAAGATGTGATTGCTCTTAGAGCTGTAACAAGCCTAGACGGCATGACT
This region of Thermodesulfobacteriota bacterium genomic DNA includes:
- the guaA gene encoding glutamine-hydrolyzing GMP synthase, with product MHDKILVLDFGSQYTQLIARRTRELGVYSEIRPFNTKLDEIKKAAPKAIILSGGPASVWDDGSPTIDTELLELGIPILGICYGMQLSVHLLDGKVEKSDKREFGPAKLEILDDSDLLSNISNNSAIWMSHGDRVLELPEGFSSIAKSGNSPHAAIKNSKLKIYCTQFHPEVVHTEFGKEILSNFIFNISGCKSTWTSKSFADSTIKDIRNKVGDSKVICGLSGGVDSAVAAVIIQHAIEQNLYCIFVDTGLMRLNEAQEVVESFRDMGLNLIHVDATDRFFEKLKGVTDPERKRKIIGEEFINVFDDEASKIKGAEFLAQGTLYPDVIESVSVKGPSATIKSHHNVGGLPEKMNLKLVEPLRELFKDEVRAVGHELGVPPNILNRHPFPGPGLGIRIMGEITKDRVEILRLSDHIFIEEIKKADIYDDIWQAFCVYLPVKTVGVMGDERTYEDVIALRAVTSLDGMTANWSRIPYDVLENTSVRIINEVKGINRVVYDISTKPPSTIEWE